Proteins co-encoded in one Stomoxys calcitrans chromosome 5, idStoCalc2.1, whole genome shotgun sequence genomic window:
- the LOC106085191 gene encoding V-type proton ATPase subunit C, giving the protein MSEYWLISAPGDKTCQQTFDTMNNLTSKQNNLCNNFKFHIPDLKVGTLDQLVGLSDDLGKLDTYVEQITRKVAAYLGEVLEDQRDKLHENLLANNSDLPNYITRFQWDMAKYPIKQSLRNIADIISKQVGQIDADLKTKSNAYNNLKGSLQNLEKKQTGSLLTRNLADLVKKEHFILDSEYLTTLLVIVPKMLANDWMANYEKITDMIVPRSSTLITQDNDYCLYNVTLFKKVVEEFKLHAREKKFIVRDFVYNEEELAAGKNERTKLITDKKKQFGPLVRWLKVNFSEAFCALIHVKALRVFVESVLRYGLPVNFQAILIEPNKKSIKRLRDSLNQLYGHLDGASAGGQLSGSGADNVDIPGLGFGQAEYYPYVFYKINIDMIEVAKM; this is encoded by the exons ATGTCCGAGTATTGGCTTATCTCAGCCCCTGGCGATAAAACCTGCCAGCAAACTTTTGATACCATGAATAATCTCACAAGCAAGCAAAATAACTTGTGTAACAACTTTAAGTTCCATATTCCCGATTTGAAG GTTGGTACTCTCGATCAATTGGTGGGTCTTTCCGATGACTTGGGTAAATTGGATACTTATGTTGAACAAATTACCCGTAAGGTTGCCGCCTACTTGGGCGAAGTTTTGGAAGATCAAAGAGATAAATTGCATGAAAACTTGCTCGCCAACAATA GCGATTTACCCAATTACATTACACGCTTCCAATGGGATATGGCCAAATATCCAATCAAGCAATCGTTGCGTAATATTGCCGATATTATTTCCAAACAAGTTGGCCAAATCGATGCTGATTTAAAGACCAAATCCAATGCATACAATAATCTAAAGGGTAGTCTACAGAATTTGGAAAAGAAGCAAAC tgGCAGTTTGTTAACTCGCAATTTGGCCGATTTGGTCAAGAAGGAACATTTCATTTTGGATTCCGAGTACTTAACTACGCTCTTGGTTATTGTACCAAA AATGTTGGCCAATGATTGGATGgcaaattatgaaaaaatcaCGGACATGATTGTGCCACGTTCATCGACGTTGATTACCCAAGACAATGATTACTGCCTGTACAATGTTACCCTGTTCAAGAAGGTTGTTGAGGAGTTCAAGTTACATGCCCGCGAAAAGAAATTCATTGTACGCGACTTCGTTTATAATGAAGAAGAATTGGCTGCTGGCAAAAACGAAAGGACCAAATTGATAACTGATAAAAAGAAGCAATTT ggTCCCTTGGTAAGATGGTTAAAGGTGAACTTCAGTGAAGCCTTCTGCGCTTTAATCCACGTTAAAGCCCTGCGTGTCTTTGTTGAATCCGTATTGAG atACGGCTTGCCTGTGAATTTCCAAGCTATTCTTATTGAACCCAACAAGAAGAGCATAAAGCGCCTGCGCGACAGCTTGAATCAGTTGTATGGACATCTGGATGGTGCTTCAGCCGGTGGCCAATTATCTGGAAGTGGTGCTGAT aatGTGGATATCCCCGGCTTGGGCTTTGGTCAAGCCGAATACTATCCCTATGTATTCTATAAGATCAACATCGATATGATAGAAGTGGCCAAGATGTAA
- the LOC106085190 gene encoding V-type proton ATPase subunit C isoform X2, translating to MTTHANANSSTTHSDLTGKSSNLSNSHETATTITTSCSVCPSGSCLNFSSTEESDRDFDTASVSPMCHCDFDCGDNLATASLTATSPTTVANDNCTLSSSNSVMNLRTISPFPHANTTNSRHQRHHHMLPSPFMRGATTSASSCNIASAITSANTCATGPATANSTYLCSTSAPTGASLTTRSLLHRITSSHNNNTCSINNNSTSTTTTTLCSLANKTPPASASAHNNSITSRGGFAGFFSSNHSRCTSKTDVNECHQQQQQTRQKPQQLQLQQQHNHLSQQHHHHQHNQNQRHHHHHNHHQQHHHNHPNDHNHQPEHFDNNECKQLKSSDSLSDVSDTFEWWFQRHKRNSTKKSRSSPVSSCCGSSSHGRSSPDTDTGEPPALPLSPG from the exons ATGACTACGCATGCTAATGCCAATAGCTCTACCACCCATTCGGATCTAACGGGTAAATCATCTAACCTATCGAACAGTCATGAGACTGCCACAACCATCACAACTTCATGCTCTGTCTGTCCCTCCGGAAGTTGTCTAAATTTCTCCTCAACCGAAGAAAGTGATAGAGACTTTGATACCGCTTCGGTGTCTCCCATGTGTCATTGTGATTTTGATTGTGGTGATAATTTGGCCACCGCCAGTTTGACTGCAACCAGCCCCACTACGGTGGCCAACGATAATTGTACTTTATCCTCCTCCAATTCGGTTATGAATCTGAGGACGATATCTCCGTTTCCGCATGCCAACACAACCAACAGCCGTCATCAGCGTCACCACCATATGTTGCCCTCTCCATTTATGAGGGGTGCTACAACATCGGCATCGAGCTGTAACATAGCCTCAGCCATCACATCGGCCAATACCTGCGCAACAGGCCCGGCTACGGCGAATAGCACTTATTTATGTTCGACTTCGGCTCCAACGGGGGCGAGTTTGACTACACGTTCTCTTCTGCATAGGATAACCTCTAGTCACAATAACAATACCTGTAGCATCAACAATAATTCCACCTCCACAACAACCACAACGCTTTGCAGTTTGGCAAATAAAACTCCACCAGCATCGGCGTCGGCCCATAATAATTCCATAACATCTCGCGGAGGCTTTGCGGGATTCTTCTCTAGCAACCACAGTCGTTGTACTTCAAAAACGGATGTCAATGAATGccatcaacagcaacaacagacAAGACAGAAACCTCAGCAACTACAATTGCAACAACAGCACAACCATTTATCACAgcaacaccatcatcatcaacacAATCAAAACCAGCGCCATCATCACCACCAcaaccaccaccaacaacatcACCACAACCACCCCAACGATCACAATCATCAGCCAGAACATTTCGATAATAATGAGTGTAAACAATTGAAGAGTAGTGATAGTTTATCAGATGTTAGTGATACATTTGAATGGTGGTTTCAAAGACACAAAAGAAATTCTACTAAGAAGAGCAG ATCTTCGCCAGTGAGTAGTTGTTGTGGCAGTAGTAGCCATGGTCGCTCCAGTCCGGATACCGATACGGGCGAACCACCAGCGTTGCCCCTAAGTCCAGGTTAG
- the LOC106085190 gene encoding V-type proton ATPase subunit C isoform X1, which yields MTTHANANSSTTHSDLTGKSSNLSNSHETATTITTSCSVCPSGSCLNFSSTEESDRDFDTASVSPMCHCDFDCGDNLATASLTATSPTTVANDNCTLSSSNSVMNLRTISPFPHANTTNSRHQRHHHMLPSPFMRGATTSASSCNIASAITSANTCATGPATANSTYLCSTSAPTGASLTTRSLLHRITSSHNNNTCSINNNSTSTTTTTLCSLANKTPPASASAHNNSITSRGGFAGFFSSNHSRCTSKTDVNECHQQQQQTRQKPQQLQLQQQHNHLSQQHHHHQHNQNQRHHHHHNHHQQHHHNHPNDHNHQPEHFDNNECKQLKSSDSLSDVSDTFEWWFQRHKRNSTKKSSSHSSTSQLNLNIGFNLTSTHRSSPVSSCCGSSSHGRSSPDTDTGEPPALPLSPG from the exons ATGACTACGCATGCTAATGCCAATAGCTCTACCACCCATTCGGATCTAACGGGTAAATCATCTAACCTATCGAACAGTCATGAGACTGCCACAACCATCACAACTTCATGCTCTGTCTGTCCCTCCGGAAGTTGTCTAAATTTCTCCTCAACCGAAGAAAGTGATAGAGACTTTGATACCGCTTCGGTGTCTCCCATGTGTCATTGTGATTTTGATTGTGGTGATAATTTGGCCACCGCCAGTTTGACTGCAACCAGCCCCACTACGGTGGCCAACGATAATTGTACTTTATCCTCCTCCAATTCGGTTATGAATCTGAGGACGATATCTCCGTTTCCGCATGCCAACACAACCAACAGCCGTCATCAGCGTCACCACCATATGTTGCCCTCTCCATTTATGAGGGGTGCTACAACATCGGCATCGAGCTGTAACATAGCCTCAGCCATCACATCGGCCAATACCTGCGCAACAGGCCCGGCTACGGCGAATAGCACTTATTTATGTTCGACTTCGGCTCCAACGGGGGCGAGTTTGACTACACGTTCTCTTCTGCATAGGATAACCTCTAGTCACAATAACAATACCTGTAGCATCAACAATAATTCCACCTCCACAACAACCACAACGCTTTGCAGTTTGGCAAATAAAACTCCACCAGCATCGGCGTCGGCCCATAATAATTCCATAACATCTCGCGGAGGCTTTGCGGGATTCTTCTCTAGCAACCACAGTCGTTGTACTTCAAAAACGGATGTCAATGAATGccatcaacagcaacaacagacAAGACAGAAACCTCAGCAACTACAATTGCAACAACAGCACAACCATTTATCACAgcaacaccatcatcatcaacacAATCAAAACCAGCGCCATCATCACCACCAcaaccaccaccaacaacatcACCACAACCACCCCAACGATCACAATCATCAGCCAGAACATTTCGATAATAATGAGTGTAAACAATTGAAGAGTAGTGATAGTTTATCAGATGTTAGTGATACATTTGAATGGTGGTTTCAAAGACACAAAAGAAATTCTACTAAGAAGAGCAG CAGTCACTCATCAACGAgtcaattaaatttaaatattggatTTAATTTAACGTCAACTCATAGATCTTCGCCAGTGAGTAGTTGTTGTGGCAGTAGTAGCCATGGTCGCTCCAGTCCGGATACCGATACGGGCGAACCACCAGCGTTGCCCCTAAGTCCAGGTTAG
- the LOC106085176 gene encoding pickpocket protein 28 isoform X1 codes for MMFFGGKPVSFPQPNADFLSMLTAPERQLSITSQALSDVPSEVIIKSRIKYGSRWSACQGLMAEYSKSTSVHGLRYIFEVHRPIYEKFYWIILMMISFYFAISLMWDTYVKWQDSPVILGFDETLVPVSSIPFPTITICPEIKMEREKFDFTSVANQIWSEIEETNSFQNSGNLTEDELQKFVATLQICESEVLDRFSPYMPKNLQVDVPQTLVDLALVPNTTLPFCKWNGRFYFCHYLFKYVVTDEGICYQFNGLNAKDIYRDPNFLSYTDKTIIDYNNFFDDSLAKYQEVTGNWSLDEGYVGQGFNAYPQRTVLSSARNGLFAFMMGFEHNFDRTCRSFKQGYKVFLNSPESVPLTTGNYILVPHDDEVLVSVLPQYVTSTENLHQFGPDKRQCYFNDERYLRFFKTYSQSNCQTECLANYTINKCGCAKFWMPKPLDIPTCGLADVNCYISAEEEMNFLISNQTKRKSVDPSVEIMCDCIPSCNSLDYNFEISRAFYDFEKTVLALRDSYEHDDGRGSRLSVYFKETQFTAIKRTVMYGITTLIANCGGIFGLFMGISSLSVIEFIYFFSVRLCNNLHKRNVIKKKILEQDAEDDEDEE; via the exons ATGATGTTTTTCGGTGGTAAACCCGTGAGCTTTCCTCAGCCGAATGCGGATTTTCTATCCATGCTAACAGCGCCCGAACGGCAGTTGAGCATAACTTCGCAGGCCCTGAGTGATGTACCCAGTGAAGTCATTATAAAATCTCGCATTAAATATGGCAGCCGCTGGTCCGCCTGCCAAGGCCTTATGGCTGAATATTCCAAAAGTACTTCGGTGCATGGATTGCGTTACATATTCGAAGTTCATCGACCCATCTATGAAAA attCTATTGGATTATCCTGATGATGATTTCGTTTTACTTTGCTATTTCGCTCATGTGGGATACCTATGTGAAGTGGCAGGATTCGCCAGTGATTTTGGGCTTTGATGAGACCCTGGTACCAGTTTCTTCCATACCCTTTCCCACAATCACTATATGTCCGGAAATCAAGATGGAGAgggaaaaattcgattttaccAGTGTGGCAAATCAAATTTGGTCCGAAATTGAGGAAACGAATAGTTTTCAAAATTCTGGAAATTTAACTGAAGATGA attACAAAAGTTTGTAGCAACCTTACAAATTTGTGAAAGTGAAGTGCTGGATCGTTTTTCGCCATACATGCCCAAAAACTTACAAGTTGATGTTCCCCAAACACTGGTTGATTTGGCTTTGGTGCCTAATACTACTTTGCccttttgcaaatggaatggtcGCTTCTATTTTTGTCATTATCTTTTTAAATATGTGGTAACTGATGAAGGTATTTGTTATCAATTTAATGGTCTAAATGCCAAGGATATCTATCGAGATCCAAA TTTTCTAAGCTATACGGATAAAACAATTATCGATTATAATAACTTTTTCGATGACTCATTGGCTAAATACCAGGAGGTCACCGGAAATTGGTCTTTGGATGAGGGTTATGTGGGTCAAGGCTTTAATGCATATCCCCAGAGAACAGTATTGTCTTCGGCACGAAATGGTTTATTTGCATTTATGATGGGTTTTGAACATAATTTCGATAGAACTTGTCGAAGTTTTAAGCAAGGATATAAG GTTTTTCTAAATTCCCCTGAGAGTGTACCCCTAACTACTGGCAATTATATTTTAGTACCCCACGATGATGAGGTGCTAGTTTCTGTTTTACCCCAGTATGTGACCTCAACGGAGAATTTACATCAGTTTGGTCCAGACAA aCGCCAATGTTATTTCAATGATGAACGTTATTTACGATTTTTCAAAACCTATTCCCAAAGCAATTGTCAAACTGAGTGTCTGGCAAACTATACCATAAACAAATGTGGATGTGCCAAGTTTTGGATGCCAA AACCTTTGGACATACCCACATGTGGTCTGGCCGATGTTAATTGCTATATAAGCGCTGAGGAAGAAATGAATTTTCTTATTTCAAATCAAACAAAGCGAAAGTCAGTGGATCCTAGTGTAGAGATAATGTGTGATTGTATACCTTCATGCAATTCATTGGATTATAATTTTGAAATATCGCGAGCCTTCTATGATTTTGAGAAAACGGTCTTGGCTTTACGTGATTCTTATGAACATGATGA tgGTCGGGGATCTCGCTTGTCGGTCTACTTCAAGGAAACCCAATTTACTGCCATCAAACGTACCGTCATGTATGGCATAACCACTCTTATTGCTAATTGTGGTGGCATCTTTGGCTTATTTATGGGCATTTCCAGCCTAAGTGtaattgaatttatttatttcttttcggTACGATTGTGCAATAATTTGCACAAGCGTAATGTAATCAAGAAAAAGATTCTGGAGCAAGATGCTGAAGATGATGAAGATGAGGAGTAA
- the LOC106085176 gene encoding pickpocket protein 28 isoform X2 — protein sequence MMFFGGKPVSFPQPNADFLSMLTAPERQLSITSQALSDVPSEVIIKSRIKYGSRWSACQGLMAEYSKSTSVHGLRYIFEVHRPIYEKFYWIILMMISFYFAISLMWDTYVKWQDSPVILGFDETLVPVSSIPFPTITICPEIKMEREKFDFTSVANQIWSEIEETNSFQNSGNLTEDELQKFVATLQICESEVLDRFSPYMPKNLQVDVPQTLVDLALVPNTTLPFCKWNGRFYFCHYLFKYVVTDEGICYQFNGLNAKDIYRDPNFLSYTDKTIIDYNNFFDDSLAKYQEVTGNWSLDEGYVGQGFNAYPQRTVLSSARNGLFAFMMGFEHNFDRTCRSFKQGYKVFLNSPESVPLTTGNYILVPHDDEVLVSVLPQYVTSTENLHQFGPDNNCQTECLANYTINKCGCAKFWMPKPLDIPTCGLADVNCYISAEEEMNFLISNQTKRKSVDPSVEIMCDCIPSCNSLDYNFEISRAFYDFEKTVLALRDSYEHDDGRGSRLSVYFKETQFTAIKRTVMYGITTLIANCGGIFGLFMGISSLSVIEFIYFFSVRLCNNLHKRNVIKKKILEQDAEDDEDEE from the exons ATGATGTTTTTCGGTGGTAAACCCGTGAGCTTTCCTCAGCCGAATGCGGATTTTCTATCCATGCTAACAGCGCCCGAACGGCAGTTGAGCATAACTTCGCAGGCCCTGAGTGATGTACCCAGTGAAGTCATTATAAAATCTCGCATTAAATATGGCAGCCGCTGGTCCGCCTGCCAAGGCCTTATGGCTGAATATTCCAAAAGTACTTCGGTGCATGGATTGCGTTACATATTCGAAGTTCATCGACCCATCTATGAAAA attCTATTGGATTATCCTGATGATGATTTCGTTTTACTTTGCTATTTCGCTCATGTGGGATACCTATGTGAAGTGGCAGGATTCGCCAGTGATTTTGGGCTTTGATGAGACCCTGGTACCAGTTTCTTCCATACCCTTTCCCACAATCACTATATGTCCGGAAATCAAGATGGAGAgggaaaaattcgattttaccAGTGTGGCAAATCAAATTTGGTCCGAAATTGAGGAAACGAATAGTTTTCAAAATTCTGGAAATTTAACTGAAGATGA attACAAAAGTTTGTAGCAACCTTACAAATTTGTGAAAGTGAAGTGCTGGATCGTTTTTCGCCATACATGCCCAAAAACTTACAAGTTGATGTTCCCCAAACACTGGTTGATTTGGCTTTGGTGCCTAATACTACTTTGCccttttgcaaatggaatggtcGCTTCTATTTTTGTCATTATCTTTTTAAATATGTGGTAACTGATGAAGGTATTTGTTATCAATTTAATGGTCTAAATGCCAAGGATATCTATCGAGATCCAAA TTTTCTAAGCTATACGGATAAAACAATTATCGATTATAATAACTTTTTCGATGACTCATTGGCTAAATACCAGGAGGTCACCGGAAATTGGTCTTTGGATGAGGGTTATGTGGGTCAAGGCTTTAATGCATATCCCCAGAGAACAGTATTGTCTTCGGCACGAAATGGTTTATTTGCATTTATGATGGGTTTTGAACATAATTTCGATAGAACTTGTCGAAGTTTTAAGCAAGGATATAAG GTTTTTCTAAATTCCCCTGAGAGTGTACCCCTAACTACTGGCAATTATATTTTAGTACCCCACGATGATGAGGTGCTAGTTTCTGTTTTACCCCAGTATGTGACCTCAACGGAGAATTTACATCAGTTTGGTCCAGACAA CAATTGTCAAACTGAGTGTCTGGCAAACTATACCATAAACAAATGTGGATGTGCCAAGTTTTGGATGCCAA AACCTTTGGACATACCCACATGTGGTCTGGCCGATGTTAATTGCTATATAAGCGCTGAGGAAGAAATGAATTTTCTTATTTCAAATCAAACAAAGCGAAAGTCAGTGGATCCTAGTGTAGAGATAATGTGTGATTGTATACCTTCATGCAATTCATTGGATTATAATTTTGAAATATCGCGAGCCTTCTATGATTTTGAGAAAACGGTCTTGGCTTTACGTGATTCTTATGAACATGATGA tgGTCGGGGATCTCGCTTGTCGGTCTACTTCAAGGAAACCCAATTTACTGCCATCAAACGTACCGTCATGTATGGCATAACCACTCTTATTGCTAATTGTGGTGGCATCTTTGGCTTATTTATGGGCATTTCCAGCCTAAGTGtaattgaatttatttatttcttttcggTACGATTGTGCAATAATTTGCACAAGCGTAATGTAATCAAGAAAAAGATTCTGGAGCAAGATGCTGAAGATGATGAAGATGAGGAGTAA
- the LOC106085177 gene encoding pickpocket protein 28-like, translating into MYVEDKPVDFPELNPDFPSLPFGRHMSISSQALSDVPSDLIIKSRIKYGSKWSACQGLMADYSKSTSIHGLRYIFEVHRPLYEKFFWMILMVASLYYAVALMWDTYWKWQDSPVILGFDETLVPVSSIPFPTITICPEIKREKEKFDFTSVANQIWAEIEETENFQNSGNLTDEEIQNFVASLQICESEVLDRFSPYMPKHLDVNVAQTMVELALAPNITLPFCKWNGRFYFCNYLFKYVLTDEGICYQFNGLNTEDIYRDPNYLSYSDNSVIDYNNYFDVELPKLKDVTGNWSLDNGYIGQGFNAYPQRSVLSSARNGLFAVMMGQERNFDNTCRSLKQGYKVFLNSPESVPLTTGNYILVPHDDEVLVSVLPQYITSTENLLQFGPDKRQCYFNNERYLRFFKSYSQSNCQIECLANFTINKCGCAKFWMPKPLDVPTCGLAKVSCYVSAEEEMNFVISNQTKLKSVDPNVQIMCDCIPSCNSLDYNFEISRAFYDYEKTLVARRDTYELDDARGSRLSVYFKEPQFTAIKRTVMYGITTLIANCGGILGLFMGISSLSIIELIYFFTVRLCNNLHKRRLIKKRLLEQEIVFAYDE; encoded by the exons ATGTATGTGGAGGACAAACCTGTGGATTTTCCTGAGCTGAATCCTGATTTCCCTTCGCTTCCTTTTGGGCGTCATATGAGTATAAGCTCTCAAGCCTTAAGTGATGTACCTAGTGACTTAATCATCAAATCGCGTATAAAATATGGCAGCAAATGGTCGGCCTGTCAGGGCCTTATGGCGGATTATTCAAAAAGCACCTCGATACATGGACTACGTTATATTTTTGAAGTTCATCGACCACTTTATGAAAA ATTCTTTTGGATGATCCTTATGGTGGCATCTTTATACTATGCTGTTGCCTTGATGTGGGATACCTATTGGAAATGGCAAGATTCTCCAGTGATTTTGGGCTTTGATGAGACTCTAGTGCCTGTTTCTTCCATACCCTTTCCTACTATTACGATATGTCCCGAAATCAAGAGAGAAAaggaaaaattcgattttacaAGTGTGGCCAATCAGATCTGGGCAGAAATTGAGGAAACTGAGAATTTCCAAAATTCAGGAAATTTAACGGATGAAGA aatacaaaattttgtggcatctctacaaatttgtgaaagCGAAGTACTTGATCGCTTCTCTCCCTATATGCCCAAACATTTAGATGTTAATGTTGCCCAAACTATGGTTGAGTTGGCTTTAGCTCCAAATATCACATTGCCTTTCTGCAAATGGAATGGTCGATTTTATTTCTGCAACTATCTGTTCAAATATGTGCTGACCGACGAGGGCATTTGTTATCAGTTTAATGGTTTAAACACCGAGGATATCTACCGAGATCCCAA ttATCTCAGCTATTCGGATAATTCAGTTATCGATTACAACAACTATTTTGATGTAGAGTTACCAAAATTAAAAGATGTTACCGGAAATTGGTCTTTGGACAATGGTTACATTGGTCAAGGTTTTAATGCATATCCGCAGCGTTCGGTTTTGTCATCGGCGCGAAATGGATTATTTGCAGTTATGATGGGACAGGAAAGAAATTTCGATAACACCTGCCGCAGCCTAAAGCAAGGATATAAG GTTTTTCTTAATTCTCCTGAGAGTGTTCCCCTCACTACTGGCAATTATATTTTAGTGCCACACGATGATGAGGTACTTGTTTCCGTTCTACCCCAATACATTACCTCAACGGAAAATttacttcaatttggtccagataa GCGCCAATGCTACTTTAACAATGAGCGTTATCTACGCTTCTTCAAATCTTATTCCCAAAGTAATTGCCAAATTGAGTGTTTGGCAAATTTTACCATAAATAAATGtggatgtgccaaattttggatgccaa AGCCCTTGGATGTTCCCACATGTGGTCTGGCCAAAGTAAGTTGCTATGTAAGCGCTGAGGAGGaaatgaattttgttatttcaaATCAGACGAAACTGAAATCGGTTGACCCTAACGTTCAGATAATGTGTGATTGTATACCTTCATGCAATTCGTTGGATTATAATTTTGAAATATCGCGTGCGTTCTATGATTATGAGAAAACGTTAGTGGCACGGCGAGATACCTACGAACTTGATGA TGCTCGTGGATCTCGTTTATCAGTTTACTTCAAAGAACCCCAATTTACTGCCATCAAACGCACTGTGATGTATGGCATCACCACTCTGATTGCAAATTGTGGAGGCATTTTAGGTCTATTTATGGGTATTTCCAGCTTAAGTATAATTGAGCTCATCTACTTCTTCACGGTGCGATTGTGCAATAATTTGCACAAGCGTCGACTTATTAAGAAGAGATTATTGGAACAAGAAATTGTATTTGCTTACGATGAATAA